A part of Prolixibacteraceae bacterium genomic DNA contains:
- the trpA gene encoding tryptophan synthase subunit alpha, producing the protein MNRISEAFNKKKKNILSIYFTAGYKGLNKSIEIIKNLEDSGVDIVELGMPFSDPVADGPIIQKSSETALSHGMSVKQLFEELKDLRKQVSIPVLLMGYLNPIIQYGVEEFCKRCSEVGIDGVIIPDLPLDVYERHYESIFENYRITNTLLVTPQTNDIRIKQIDKKSNGFIYVVSSNGTTGDNKAILHNDYFAHIKSLQLKTPTLIGFGIKDNKSFLNACEYANGAIIGSSFVKHIESSCSTKHIKSFVDEIVKS; encoded by the coding sequence ATGAATCGTATTTCAGAAGCCTTCAACAAAAAGAAGAAAAATATTCTATCTATATATTTTACCGCTGGATACAAAGGACTCAACAAGAGCATTGAGATCATAAAAAATCTCGAAGATAGTGGGGTAGATATCGTTGAATTAGGTATGCCATTCTCTGATCCAGTAGCAGATGGGCCTATAATTCAGAAAAGCAGTGAAACAGCTCTATCCCATGGAATGAGTGTAAAACAACTGTTTGAAGAACTGAAGGATCTAAGAAAACAGGTCTCAATTCCGGTACTACTAATGGGATACCTTAACCCGATTATACAATATGGTGTAGAGGAGTTTTGCAAGAGATGTAGCGAAGTTGGAATTGATGGGGTGATTATCCCAGACCTTCCATTAGATGTGTATGAACGACATTATGAGTCTATTTTTGAGAACTATAGGATCACAAATACTCTCTTGGTGACGCCACAAACGAATGATATAAGAATAAAACAGATAGACAAAAAAAGCAATGGGTTTATTTATGTGGTATCCTCAAATGGAACAACAGGGGATAATAAAGCGATACTTCACAACGATTATTTCGCCCATATTAAGTCATTACAACTAAAAACGCCGACACTTATAGGCTTTGGTATCAAAGATAATAAGAGCTTCCTTAATGCATGTGAATATGCCAATGGTGCAATCATCGGTAGTAGCTTTGTAAAGCATATCGAAAGTTCATGCTCTACGAAACACATTAAATCATTTGTAGATGAAATAGTTAAATCTTAA
- a CDS encoding TonB family protein gives MKNPLQYLVFTLTILLSIACTKSETIEVKSLDALFIEVGSNIKYPSTALEDSIQGKVFISFKVDDDGYTNDVEVMRGIRSDVDEEAKRVVQLLHFENLPDNMKTGMTIPISFNLN, from the coding sequence ATGAAAAATCCCTTACAATATCTAGTATTTACTCTAACGATTCTTTTATCGATTGCCTGTACTAAATCAGAGACGATAGAGGTGAAATCATTAGATGCTCTTTTCATTGAAGTCGGGTCGAATATTAAATATCCATCTACCGCTTTAGAAGACTCTATTCAAGGAAAAGTATTTATCTCATTTAAAGTAGATGATGATGGTTATACTAACGATGTGGAAGTTATGAGAGGAATCCGAAGTGATGTTGATGAAGAGGCAAAAAGAGTAGTGCAATTACTTCATTTTGAAAATCTTCCAGATAATATGAAAACAGGAATGACTATCCCTATTTCATTCAATTTAAATTGA
- a CDS encoding ATP-binding cassette domain-containing protein, with product MIEVKNIKKSFQGREVLKGIDAVFMPGQTNLIIGQSGSGKTVMLKSIVGIHEVDSGSILFDGKEVSSMKFKERQKLRQEIGMVFQAGALFDSMTVADNIRFPMDMFTNMTKKEKEMRVDRCIDMVELENAHNLFPSEISGGMQKRVAIARAISLEPKYLFCDEPNSGLDPVTSIVIDKLIQRITRDLKITTVINTHDMNSVMEIGEKILFLYQGEKGWEGSSDEILHVDNEDLNRFVFASNILKKVRAIETK from the coding sequence ATGATAGAAGTAAAAAATATTAAGAAGTCTTTTCAAGGACGAGAGGTCTTAAAAGGTATTGATGCCGTTTTCATGCCTGGTCAAACAAACCTTATAATAGGTCAGAGTGGATCAGGTAAGACGGTGATGCTAAAATCAATTGTTGGGATACATGAAGTAGATAGTGGTAGTATCCTTTTTGATGGCAAAGAGGTGTCCTCTATGAAGTTTAAAGAGAGACAGAAGCTTCGCCAAGAGATAGGTATGGTTTTTCAAGCCGGTGCACTTTTTGACTCTATGACTGTTGCTGACAATATTCGATTTCCAATGGATATGTTTACCAATATGACCAAAAAAGAGAAAGAGATGCGCGTAGATCGATGTATCGATATGGTTGAATTGGAAAATGCACATAACCTTTTCCCTTCAGAGATTAGTGGCGGAATGCAGAAGCGTGTTGCCATTGCAAGAGCGATCTCTCTTGAACCCAAATATCTTTTCTGTGATGAGCCTAATAGTGGATTAGATCCAGTTACTTCTATTGTGATAGACAAGTTGATACAGAGGATCACAAGAGATCTTAAAATTACGACCGTAATCAACACTCATGATATGAATTCAGTGATGGAGATTGGTGAAAAAATACTGTTCTTATATCAAGGTGAGAAAGGATGGGAAGGTAGTTCAGATGAGATACTTCATGTCGATAATGAGGATTTAAATAGATTCGTATTTGCATCTAATATTCTTAAGAAAGTTAGAGCAATAGAGACCAAATAG
- the trpD gene encoding anthranilate phosphoribosyltransferase, whose protein sequence is MMKEILSYLFGYHQLSSSQAEEILMEIAEGRFSESEIASFLTVFNMRQISIDELDGFRNALLKLCIPVDLSNYNTIDLCGTGGDGKDTFNISTLTAFVVAGAGYHVAKHGNYGASSSCGSSNVMEYLGYNFKNNESEIKSELDRCGITFLHAPLFNPAMKHVAPVRKALGLKTFFNMLGPLVNPAQPKNQMVGVFNLELARMYQYLFQRSDKNFTIVHTLEGYDEISLTGPFKLISKDKEEIIDPSSLGFSRINAGDIASSGDIQGTAKIFMDVLSNSATTAQKEVVICNATFAIQTINPRSSFEEAVAEARESLESGKALSVFQKLINK, encoded by the coding sequence ATCATGAAAGAGATACTATCATACTTATTCGGGTACCACCAATTATCATCTTCTCAAGCTGAGGAGATCTTGATGGAGATAGCAGAGGGCAGATTTAGTGAGTCCGAAATTGCTTCTTTTTTGACTGTCTTTAATATGAGACAGATATCTATTGACGAACTAGATGGCTTTCGAAATGCACTACTAAAACTTTGTATTCCTGTTGATCTTAGCAATTACAATACGATTGACTTATGTGGAACAGGTGGTGATGGAAAAGACACTTTTAATATATCAACGTTAACTGCATTTGTTGTGGCTGGTGCTGGATATCACGTGGCCAAACATGGGAATTACGGAGCATCCTCTTCTTGTGGCTCATCAAATGTTATGGAATACCTCGGGTATAATTTTAAGAATAATGAGAGTGAAATCAAGAGTGAATTAGATAGATGTGGGATCACATTTCTACATGCACCTCTATTCAATCCTGCAATGAAACATGTAGCTCCAGTAAGGAAGGCATTGGGATTAAAAACTTTCTTTAACATGCTAGGTCCATTGGTTAATCCGGCCCAACCCAAGAACCAGATGGTAGGAGTATTCAATTTAGAATTAGCACGAATGTACCAATACCTTTTTCAACGTAGTGATAAAAACTTCACAATTGTACATACATTGGAAGGGTATGACGAGATCTCACTTACAGGTCCTTTTAAACTAATCAGCAAAGATAAAGAAGAGATCATCGACCCATCAAGCTTAGGCTTTTCTCGAATCAATGCAGGAGATATTGCCTCTTCTGGTGATATTCAAGGTACAGCCAAGATATTCATGGATGTACTATCTAATAGTGCTACAACGGCGCAAAAAGAGGTAGTGATCTGTAATGCCACTTTTGCAATTCAAACCATTAATCCTCGATCTTCATTTGAAGAGGCGGTAGCAGAAGCTAGAGAAAGTCTAGAAAGTGGAAAAGCACTTAGTGTATTTCAAAAACTAATCAACAAGTAA
- the trpC gene encoding indole-3-glycerol phosphate synthase TrpC, whose amino-acid sequence MQNILDNIVRKKIEEVRSLYIQRPCFDESIQNRTYTRSLVSNINRANSPGIIAEFKRQSPSKGIISTIKQPLEVVKQYEKAGAVAASILTDELFFGGTLNDIISLRDQVNLPILRKDFIIDKIQIDQAAAAGADIILLIASILTKEEIYDFTSHAHQIGLEVLLEVHDVKELEKACTEVDLLGVNNRDLKTFDIDYDRSIKLLDMIDNHFISISESGLSDTAVVSHLYQKGFKGFLMGENFMKHAAPGVACKTFIDQLR is encoded by the coding sequence ATGCAAAACATATTAGATAATATTGTCCGAAAGAAGATAGAGGAGGTGAGATCTCTATATATTCAACGTCCATGTTTTGATGAATCCATTCAGAATAGAACTTATACGCGTTCATTAGTCAGTAATATAAATCGTGCTAATAGCCCAGGCATCATTGCAGAATTTAAGCGACAATCACCAAGTAAAGGCATAATAAGCACAATAAAGCAACCTCTTGAGGTAGTCAAGCAGTATGAAAAAGCAGGGGCTGTTGCTGCATCCATACTGACCGATGAACTTTTCTTTGGTGGAACACTGAATGACATTATCTCTTTAAGAGACCAAGTCAACCTTCCAATTTTAAGAAAAGATTTTATCATTGATAAGATACAGATTGACCAAGCTGCAGCAGCAGGGGCAGATATTATTCTATTGATTGCATCAATTCTTACCAAAGAAGAGATATATGATTTCACTTCACATGCACATCAAATAGGGTTAGAGGTGCTTCTTGAAGTTCATGATGTAAAAGAGTTGGAAAAAGCTTGTACCGAAGTAGATCTTCTAGGTGTAAATAATAGGGATCTTAAAACCTTTGATATCGACTATGATCGCTCCATAAAACTACTTGATATGATAGATAACCACTTCATCTCTATCTCCGAAAGTGGTTTGAGTGATACGGCAGTAGTATCACACTTATATCAAAAAGGATTTAAAGGATTTTTGATGGGGGAGAACTTTATGAAACATGCTGCTCCAGGAGTTGCATGTAAGACATTTATTGACCAGTTAAGATAG
- a CDS encoding phosphoribosylanthranilate isomerase has translation MTQNNNISDLTQIDINLLGLIQYKRSPRYVDLKDIDWELLKGTKIKPVAVFVNNPIEEIREVLLNTPITTIQLHGKESPSMCKALQNLGYTVIKALGVDSEFEWLECEKYIDNIDFFLFDTKSIQHGGTGVKFNWDLLHSYPYSTPFFLSGGISNDDLSTLKNNIHPYMIGVDVNSRFEVSPGVKEINDINTFVNHLRDLNNVKMV, from the coding sequence ATGACCCAGAATAATAACATTAGTGATCTAACCCAAATAGACATTAACCTTTTAGGGCTAATACAATATAAGAGATCTCCTAGGTATGTTGACCTAAAAGATATTGATTGGGAACTACTCAAAGGTACAAAAATAAAGCCTGTTGCAGTCTTTGTCAATAACCCGATAGAAGAGATTAGAGAAGTACTTCTCAATACTCCCATCACTACTATACAGCTCCATGGAAAGGAATCCCCTAGTATGTGTAAAGCACTACAAAATTTAGGTTATACTGTGATAAAAGCTCTTGGTGTAGATAGTGAGTTTGAATGGTTAGAATGTGAAAAGTATATCGACAATATTGACTTTTTCCTTTTTGATACGAAGTCCATACAGCATGGTGGAACAGGTGTTAAATTCAATTGGGATCTGCTTCATTCATATCCTTATTCAACTCCATTCTTTTTAAGTGGTGGTATCTCTAATGATGACTTATCAACATTGAAGAATAACATTCATCCTTATATGATAGGAGTAGATGTTAATAGTCGATTTGAGGTATCCCCAGGCGTAAAAGAAATTAATGATATCAACACATTTGTTAATCACCTAAGAGATCTAAACAACGTCAAGATGGTCTAA
- the gldN gene encoding gliding motility protein GldN, protein MKKVLFLIMAIICLSSTLLHAQYVPHITSERKPAPLPKVREADIIWKKTLWRIIDLREKMNQPLYYPTKEVNGKKNLMTILFSGIEKGQFLAYSPDETNEFDVPMDWNEVGDKLWTYSDEPFQEPFTLDQVNLGDVKQLMIKEVWFFDKQASYMQVRILGLCPILIYPKDPNDPKSPINKKQVCWIYFPNTRNILSQCEVFNPFNDARNLSFYDVFINRKFDGYIYQESNMYNNRRILSYAKGKHASAEAQRIENEIFNWEQDVWEY, encoded by the coding sequence ATGAAAAAGGTACTATTCCTAATAATGGCAATAATTTGCCTCAGCAGTACGCTCCTTCATGCACAGTATGTGCCGCATATCACTTCAGAGAGAAAGCCTGCTCCTCTACCGAAGGTGAGAGAGGCAGATATTATTTGGAAAAAGACTTTGTGGCGTATTATTGATCTTCGAGAGAAGATGAACCAACCCCTTTATTATCCAACCAAGGAGGTAAATGGGAAGAAGAATTTGATGACAATTCTATTTAGTGGAATTGAGAAAGGTCAGTTTTTAGCATATAGCCCAGATGAGACAAACGAATTTGATGTTCCAATGGATTGGAATGAAGTTGGTGATAAACTTTGGACATATTCCGATGAACCATTCCAAGAGCCTTTTACATTAGATCAAGTAAATCTTGGAGATGTGAAGCAGTTGATGATCAAAGAAGTTTGGTTTTTTGATAAGCAGGCATCTTATATGCAGGTACGTATTTTAGGGTTATGTCCAATTCTTATATATCCTAAAGATCCAAATGATCCAAAATCTCCTATCAATAAGAAACAGGTTTGTTGGATTTATTTCCCAAATACAAGGAATATCTTGAGTCAATGTGAGGTATTTAACCCTTTCAATGATGCAAGAAACCTAAGTTTTTATGATGTATTCATTAATCGTAAGTTTGATGGGTATATTTATCAAGAGTCGAATATGTATAACAATCGACGTATCTTATCTTATGCAAAAGGCAAACATGCCAGTGCAGAAGCTCAAAGAATTGAGAATGAGATTTTCAATTGGGAACAAGATGTATGGGAGTATTAA
- a CDS encoding mannose-1-phosphate guanylyltransferase, producing the protein MESKNNHCVILAGGTGARLWPISTSQKPKQFLDLLGTGKTLIQLAYQRASRVFPKENIWIVTLDKYKELVNKQLPEVHSTNLLLEPFQRNTASSMAYASHKIHHTQGDANIVFTPSDHMITDEFLFKQEIENALDFVNQNDVILTIGIKPTRIETEYGYVQVDEKIKYKNISNLYQVKTFTEKPSRDMAKIFIESEEFYWNSGIYITTTNSIIEGFAKYLSDIHNLFLSGRHNLSTENEPYFIRKVYAECPNISIDYGIMEKAQNVYTLISELGWSDLGSWNSFQENFSKDEDHNVKNSDLILTYQSENSIIQLPKNRKAIIQGLDNFIVVETDDILLVCKKDQEHLLRQFNTDMKLLEEQKEVVH; encoded by the coding sequence TTGGAAAGCAAAAACAATCACTGTGTAATACTTGCAGGAGGTACAGGGGCACGTCTGTGGCCAATCAGTACTAGTCAAAAACCGAAACAATTCTTAGATCTTTTAGGAACTGGAAAAACACTAATACAACTTGCTTATCAAAGGGCTAGTAGAGTATTTCCGAAGGAGAACATTTGGATTGTTACATTAGACAAGTATAAAGAGCTTGTTAATAAACAACTTCCAGAAGTACATAGTACGAACCTTCTCTTAGAACCATTCCAAAGGAATACGGCATCGAGTATGGCATACGCATCTCATAAGATTCATCACACACAAGGAGATGCAAACATCGTATTTACCCCATCTGATCATATGATCACAGATGAGTTTCTATTCAAACAGGAGATCGAAAATGCATTGGATTTTGTAAATCAAAATGACGTTATTTTAACTATTGGGATCAAGCCAACAAGAATAGAGACCGAATATGGCTATGTACAAGTTGACGAAAAGATTAAATATAAAAATATCTCCAACCTGTATCAAGTAAAAACTTTTACCGAGAAGCCCTCCCGAGATATGGCTAAGATATTCATTGAATCGGAGGAGTTCTATTGGAATAGCGGTATATATATCACTACGACCAACTCTATTATTGAAGGTTTTGCGAAATACCTCTCAGATATTCACAACCTATTTTTGTCTGGAAGACACAACTTATCGACAGAAAATGAACCCTATTTTATTCGAAAGGTTTATGCGGAGTGTCCCAATATTTCAATAGATTATGGTATAATGGAGAAAGCACAGAATGTATACACCCTTATATCTGAATTAGGTTGGTCTGATCTAGGATCTTGGAATTCATTCCAAGAGAATTTCTCAAAAGATGAAGATCATAATGTTAAAAATAGCGATCTTATCCTTACTTATCAGAGTGAGAACTCTATAATACAGCTCCCTAAAAATAGAAAGGCAATTATCCAAGGCTTAGATAATTTTATAGTTGTAGAGACAGATGATATTCTTCTCGTATGCAAAAAGGACCAAGAACATCTATTGAGACAGTTTAATACAGATATGAAACTTTTGGAAGAGCAGAAAGAAGTAGTACATTAA
- a CDS encoding aminodeoxychorismate/anthranilate synthase component II produces the protein MKIAIIDNYDSFTYNLVHLLKQFDGVEVEVLRNDKYKIEELDVFDKILLSPGPGIPSEAGLLMETIAAYAESKPILGICLGHQAIGEHFGATLENLTEVFHGIQDEIHVNNDTTLFQGLTPTIDVGRYHSWAISNNELPSCIEIIAKDNAGQIMAIQHKELPIMGMQFHPESVLTPTGEKIIKQWINN, from the coding sequence ATGAAGATAGCAATCATAGATAATTACGACTCATTTACTTACAACTTAGTACATCTACTTAAACAGTTTGATGGGGTAGAAGTAGAGGTACTTCGTAACGATAAATATAAGATAGAAGAACTTGATGTTTTTGATAAAATACTTCTATCTCCTGGGCCAGGTATTCCTTCTGAAGCTGGTTTATTAATGGAGACAATTGCAGCATATGCTGAATCGAAACCAATTCTTGGCATATGTCTTGGACATCAAGCTATTGGTGAACATTTTGGTGCTACATTGGAGAATCTGACAGAGGTTTTCCATGGCATCCAAGATGAGATTCATGTAAACAATGATACAACTCTTTTTCAAGGACTGACACCAACCATCGACGTTGGACGTTACCACTCATGGGCCATCTCTAATAATGAATTGCCATCATGCATTGAAATTATCGCAAAGGACAATGCAGGACAGATAATGGCCATTCAACATAAGGAACTACCCATCATGGGAATGCAGTTTCATCCTGAATCAGTGCTTACTCCGACTGGAGAGAAAATCATCAAACAATGGATAAATAACTAA
- a CDS encoding ABC transporter permease gives MKIFESIGDYCVLMAKVFKKPQKMSVFWEHLLNEIDKLGVGSMRIVMVISIFMGGILTLQVSYNLTNPFMPKYLIGLGNRDTLILEFSSTILALILAGKVGSNIATEIGSMRVSEQIDSLDIMGVNSASYLILPKIIACIVFNPVLYILSVATGIVGGAIVGPVTGVVSMGDYVEGLVHTFNPFYVTFSFIKSLVFGFIIASIPAYYGYNVKGGALEVGKASTDSVVLSSILILCADLVITQLFFK, from the coding sequence ATGAAGATATTTGAGTCTATAGGAGACTATTGCGTATTGATGGCTAAGGTGTTTAAAAAACCACAAAAAATGAGTGTGTTTTGGGAACATCTTTTGAATGAGATTGATAAGCTTGGTGTTGGATCAATGAGGATTGTAATGGTCATTTCTATTTTTATGGGAGGTATCTTGACACTTCAAGTATCTTATAACCTGACCAATCCATTTATGCCCAAATATTTGATTGGTTTAGGAAATAGAGATACATTAATTTTAGAGTTCTCCTCTACTATTCTTGCATTAATACTCGCGGGAAAAGTGGGCTCTAATATTGCAACCGAAATAGGGAGTATGCGAGTAAGTGAACAGATTGACTCTCTGGATATCATGGGAGTTAATTCTGCGAGCTATCTTATTCTTCCGAAAATCATAGCTTGTATTGTATTTAATCCGGTATTGTATATATTGAGTGTTGCTACCGGTATTGTCGGAGGGGCTATTGTTGGTCCTGTTACAGGTGTTGTGTCTATGGGAGATTACGTAGAAGGACTCGTTCACACTTTTAATCCTTTTTATGTGACTTTTTCATTTATAAAGTCTCTTGTTTTTGGATTTATTATTGCATCAATTCCTGCATACTATGGATATAATGTTAAAGGTGGAGCGCTAGAAGTTGGAAAGGCTAGTACTGACTCTGTTGTGTTATCTAGTATTCTAATTCTTTGTGCGGACTTAGTTATTACCCAACTATTTTTCAAATGA
- the trpB gene encoding tryptophan synthase subunit beta, whose translation MYTVDDNGYYGKFGGAFIPEMMHKNIEFLKLKYLEIIEAPEFQVHFQSLLRDYVGRPSPLYFSQALSDLYGGKIYLKREDLNHTGSHKINNTIGQILLAKHLGKKRIIAETGAGQHGVATATVCARAGLECIVYMGATDVARQQPNVEKMKFLGAKVIPVTSGNKTLKDATNEAIRDWISNPESTHYIIGSVVGPHPYPDMVSKFQSVISEEIQKQLLEKTGKANPSKVIACVGGGSNAAGAFYHFMDEKEVELIAVEAAGKGVETGESAATTALGNLGVLHGAMTLLMQTEDGQIIEPYSISAGLDYPGIGPLHAHLFDSNRATFVNVTDEEALDAALQLTKIEGIIPALESSHALAALEKIEIGTDEVVVLNLSGRGDKDMETYLNYYKQKAQ comes from the coding sequence ATGTACACAGTAGACGACAACGGTTATTACGGTAAGTTCGGAGGAGCATTTATCCCTGAGATGATGCATAAAAATATTGAATTTTTAAAACTTAAATATCTTGAGATCATTGAAGCGCCAGAGTTTCAAGTCCACTTCCAGAGCCTTCTTAGGGACTATGTAGGTCGACCATCACCACTATATTTTTCACAAGCACTTTCTGATCTATATGGAGGAAAAATATATCTTAAACGAGAAGATCTCAATCATACCGGATCGCATAAGATTAATAATACTATTGGACAGATTCTTTTAGCGAAGCACTTAGGTAAAAAAAGGATTATTGCAGAAACAGGAGCAGGTCAACACGGAGTAGCTACAGCAACAGTGTGTGCTAGAGCAGGCCTTGAATGTATCGTATATATGGGTGCAACAGACGTAGCAAGACAACAACCCAATGTAGAGAAGATGAAATTTCTTGGAGCAAAAGTCATACCTGTTACTTCTGGAAATAAGACACTGAAAGATGCCACAAACGAGGCAATCAGAGATTGGATATCTAACCCAGAAAGTACCCATTATATTATTGGTTCAGTAGTCGGGCCACACCCTTACCCTGATATGGTATCAAAGTTTCAATCTGTTATCAGCGAAGAAATTCAGAAACAGCTGCTCGAAAAAACAGGGAAGGCAAACCCTTCAAAAGTGATTGCATGTGTTGGTGGGGGTAGTAATGCCGCAGGTGCATTTTACCACTTTATGGATGAAAAAGAGGTAGAGTTAATTGCGGTAGAAGCAGCAGGAAAAGGAGTTGAAACAGGAGAATCTGCAGCTACAACAGCTCTTGGAAATCTAGGTGTTCTTCATGGTGCCATGACCCTTCTTATGCAGACTGAAGATGGGCAAATCATTGAACCATATTCTATTTCAGCTGGACTTGATTACCCTGGTATTGGACCTCTCCATGCACATCTATTTGATAGCAATAGGGCTACATTTGTTAATGTTACCGATGAAGAGGCACTAGATGCAGCACTTCAACTAACGAAGATCGAAGGGATTATACCAGCATTGGAATCTTCACATGCTCTAGCCGCATTAGAAAAGATAGAGATTGGTACAGATGAAGTCGTTGTTCTTAACCTTTCGGGAAGAGGGGATAAGGATATGGAAACCTATTTAAATTACTACAAACAAAAAGCACAATAA
- a CDS encoding anthranilate synthase component I family protein, whose protein sequence is MNKILIKTNTKQILADTVTPVSIFLKIRDIFPKAILLESSDYHGNEDSHSFIAFNPLASFVVDDNTITEDYFGEKSISKVTKDISVAQKLESFYKMFAVDRRKEVPMNGIFGYVGYDAIPYFEDIQFHSTKNTSYHIPEIRYDFYQVIIVINHHKNTIQIIENCRESEASNINYYEQLILKSPFSTFPFLALEEERSNIDNDTFKEMVSKAKAHCYRGDVFQMVLSRQFQQKFQGDEFNVYRALRSVNPSPYLFYFDYGSYKIFGSSPEAQIQIKGNSASIHPIAGTFKRTGNDLRDQALAKELSEDKKENAEHVMLVDLARNDLSIHAHHVHVETFREVQYYSHVLHMVSKVTGTLNANQNLFDVFGNTFPAGTLSGAPKYKAMQLIDKYENQSRGFYGGSIGFLSFQGDFNHAIMIRSFLSKDQTLYYQAGAGIVAKSSEESELQEVNNKLAALKKAIEIAQTIES, encoded by the coding sequence ATGAATAAAATATTAATCAAAACAAACACCAAACAGATCTTAGCAGATACCGTTACACCAGTAAGTATTTTCCTAAAGATCAGGGATATATTTCCTAAAGCGATACTTTTGGAGAGTTCTGATTATCATGGTAACGAAGACAGTCACTCTTTCATCGCATTCAATCCATTGGCTTCATTTGTGGTGGATGACAATACCATCACAGAGGACTATTTTGGAGAAAAAAGTATCTCTAAAGTAACGAAAGATATAAGCGTTGCCCAGAAATTGGAGTCTTTCTATAAGATGTTCGCTGTTGACCGCCGCAAAGAGGTGCCGATGAATGGTATTTTTGGGTATGTAGGATATGATGCAATCCCTTATTTTGAAGATATCCAATTTCATAGTACTAAGAATACATCGTATCACATTCCTGAGATACGTTATGATTTTTACCAAGTGATTATCGTTATTAATCATCATAAGAATACCATTCAAATTATAGAGAACTGCCGTGAATCAGAGGCCTCAAACATTAACTATTATGAGCAGTTAATATTGAAATCACCATTCTCTACTTTTCCTTTTTTAGCGTTAGAAGAGGAGAGGTCGAATATCGATAATGATACCTTCAAAGAGATGGTATCAAAAGCTAAAGCACATTGCTATCGTGGTGATGTGTTTCAGATGGTTTTATCGAGACAATTTCAACAAAAATTCCAAGGTGATGAGTTCAATGTATATCGTGCATTACGAAGTGTAAATCCATCTCCATATCTATTCTATTTCGACTACGGGAGTTATAAGATATTTGGTTCATCACCAGAGGCTCAAATACAGATTAAAGGAAACAGCGCTTCCATACACCCTATTGCAGGAACGTTTAAACGTACAGGTAATGACTTAAGAGATCAAGCATTAGCTAAGGAGCTTTCAGAAGATAAAAAAGAGAATGCAGAGCATGTTATGCTAGTTGACCTAGCCCGAAATGATCTTAGTATCCATGCGCATCATGTGCATGTAGAGACTTTTAGAGAGGTTCAATATTACTCGCATGTTCTTCATATGGTATCGAAGGTTACTGGGACATTAAATGCAAATCAGAATCTATTTGATGTTTTTGGGAATACATTCCCTGCAGGAACACTCTCAGGAGCACCTAAGTATAAGGCCATGCAGCTCATAGACAAATATGAGAATCAAAGTAGAGGTTTCTATGGTGGTAGCATTGGCTTCTTATCTTTTCAAGGCGATTTTAATCATGCGATCATGATTCGATCTTTTTTAAGTAAGGACCAAACGCTTTATTATCAAGCTGGCGCAGGGATTGTCGCTAAATCATCGGAAGAGAGTGAGCTTCAAGAGGTAAACAACAAGTTAGCTGCATTAAAGAAAGCAATTGAAATCGCCCAAACTATTGAATCATGA